Proteins encoded together in one Phycisphaerae bacterium window:
- a CDS encoding DUF1573 domain-containing protein — MLNSKTLSWVSTLVVALGLSGWAGAQQIAGGAPATTQPASGPAGKLELDRSEFNFGEVWQGLPIEHEFAVKNVGPGPLTLEVLSSCGCTPVTKPKSPLAPGESTTFKISYDTTRAGEVQKHVTVNSSDPARPSVEIPVRGTVKPLYVLTPEHVTFNELDPDSAETLTARIESRYTAPLRMKLKPDQDFGRFAVELKEVRPGAEYEVTIRTVPPLPVGGSGISVQLDTDLEKAAPIVVPVAALVPPRVAIVPYRLFIASNATQASQHVVRLQYRKTDDVQVLETKAHPEDVKVEVLPPRPMTEGSRMMEIELRITVPPWEQLTNQGGQVEVFTNQTAPEFKRLVVSITKRPPTPKGRPRHPVLPPPATQPKP; from the coding sequence ATGCTGAATTCAAAGACTCTGTCGTGGGTGTCCACTCTCGTTGTAGCGCTGGGCCTGTCCGGGTGGGCCGGCGCGCAGCAGATCGCAGGCGGCGCGCCCGCCACGACCCAGCCGGCCAGCGGGCCCGCGGGCAAGCTGGAGCTCGATCGGAGCGAGTTCAACTTTGGCGAGGTCTGGCAGGGCCTGCCGATCGAGCACGAGTTCGCGGTGAAGAACGTCGGACCCGGCCCATTGACGCTCGAAGTGCTGAGTTCCTGCGGCTGCACGCCCGTCACCAAGCCGAAGTCGCCCCTGGCACCGGGCGAGTCCACGACGTTCAAGATCTCGTACGACACGACGCGGGCCGGCGAGGTCCAGAAGCATGTGACCGTCAACTCGAGCGATCCGGCCCGGCCGAGCGTCGAAATACCCGTGCGCGGCACGGTTAAGCCGCTGTACGTGCTCACGCCCGAACACGTCACGTTCAACGAGCTGGATCCGGATTCGGCTGAAACTCTGACGGCGCGCATCGAGAGCCGGTACACGGCACCGCTGCGGATGAAACTGAAGCCCGATCAGGATTTCGGTCGGTTCGCCGTCGAGCTCAAGGAGGTCCGGCCGGGGGCCGAGTATGAAGTGACAATTCGCACGGTGCCGCCGCTGCCGGTCGGGGGGTCGGGCATCTCGGTGCAGCTTGACACGGACCTGGAGAAAGCGGCGCCGATCGTTGTCCCTGTCGCGGCGCTGGTCCCGCCGCGCGTGGCCATCGTGCCATACCGGTTGTTCATCGCGTCGAATGCGACGCAGGCCAGCCAGCACGTGGTGCGTCTGCAGTACCGCAAGACCGACGATGTGCAGGTGCTGGAGACGAAGGCGCACCCGGAGGATGTCAAGGTCGAAGTGCTGCCGCCGCGGCCCATGACGGAAGGCAGCCGCATGATGGAAATCGAGCTGCGCATCACCGTGCCGCCGTGGGAGCAGCTTACGAACCAGGGCGGGCAGGTGGAAGTCTTCACGAATCAGACCGCCCCTGAGTTCAAGCGACTGGTGGTGTCGATCACGAAGCGCCCGCCGACGCCGAAGGGTCGGCCCCGGCACCCGGTGCTGCCACCGCCCGCGACGCAACCCAAGCCCTAG
- a CDS encoding twin-arginine translocase TatA/TatE family subunit, with protein MLAWAFDPWTYALVALVALLLFGKRLPEVGRSLGKGIAEFKKGLHDVQDEMMKEDQKPEPPKQRLQAPAKPPAEALPDQPAPGAGADQDGDQQQHTP; from the coding sequence ATGCTGGCGTGGGCTTTTGACCCGTGGACCTATGCGTTGGTCGCGCTCGTGGCCCTGCTGCTGTTTGGCAAACGTCTGCCGGAGGTCGGCCGGTCGCTCGGCAAGGGGATCGCGGAGTTCAAGAAAGGACTGCACGACGTCCAGGACGAGATGATGAAAGAGGACCAAAAGCCGGAACCGCCGAAACAGCGTCTGCAGGCCCCGGCCAAGCCGCCGGCGGAGGCGCTGCCGGACCAGCCGGCGCCAGGCGCGGGCGCGGATCAGGACGGCGATCAGCAGCAGCATACGCCCTGA
- a CDS encoding methyltransferase domain-containing protein, translated as MFIRESTTEAARLVPVALDEARLEAFTQRMVGLLNDAGVALMTSIGHRTGLFDVLALMPPATSRQIAEAASLNERYVREWLGAMVTGGIVECNPLDGTYRLPPEHAARLTRAAAPNNLAATTQWVAVLGSVESRIVECFARGGGVPYAEYPRFHDVMAEESAQTTVAGLLEHILPLADGLSERLEQGIDVLDIGCGKGRALALLAQRFPRSRFTGYDLCPDAIAAGRAEAEARGVTNLRLETRDVAALDDAACFDLVTAFDAIHDQRDPATVLGNIRRALRSDGVFLMQDIAGSSHVHKNIGGTLAPFVYTVSCLHCMSVSLAQGGAGLGAAWGEELAVEMLNEAGFGSVRKSRLEHDILNTYYVARPE; from the coding sequence ATGTTCATTCGAGAATCGACCACGGAAGCTGCGCGCCTCGTGCCGGTCGCACTGGATGAGGCACGCCTGGAGGCCTTCACGCAGCGCATGGTGGGGCTGTTGAACGATGCGGGCGTTGCGCTGATGACCAGCATCGGACATCGCACCGGACTGTTCGACGTGCTGGCGCTGATGCCGCCCGCGACCTCGCGGCAGATCGCCGAGGCGGCCAGCCTGAACGAGCGGTACGTGCGCGAGTGGCTGGGCGCGATGGTGACCGGCGGCATCGTGGAGTGCAACCCGCTGGATGGTACCTATCGGTTACCACCCGAACACGCGGCGCGGTTGACGCGGGCGGCGGCGCCGAACAACCTCGCGGCGACGACGCAATGGGTCGCCGTGTTGGGGTCGGTCGAGAGTCGCATCGTCGAGTGCTTCGCGCGCGGTGGCGGCGTCCCGTACGCGGAGTACCCGCGTTTCCATGACGTGATGGCCGAGGAGAGCGCGCAGACGACCGTCGCCGGGCTTCTCGAGCATATCCTGCCGCTGGCGGATGGACTGAGCGAGCGGCTGGAGCAGGGGATCGACGTGCTCGACATCGGGTGTGGCAAGGGGCGCGCCCTGGCGCTGCTGGCGCAGCGCTTCCCGCGCAGCCGCTTCACGGGCTACGACCTGTGTCCGGATGCAATCGCGGCCGGGCGGGCGGAGGCCGAGGCACGCGGCGTGACGAATCTGCGCCTGGAGACCCGGGACGTTGCCGCGCTCGACGATGCGGCGTGCTTTGACCTCGTGACGGCGTTTGATGCCATCCACGACCAGCGTGACCCGGCAACGGTGCTGGGGAACATCCGCCGCGCCTTGCGGTCCGACGGCGTGTTCCTGATGCAGGACATCGCGGGTTCGAGTCACGTGCACAAGAACATCGGTGGCACGCTGGCACCGTTCGTGTACACCGTTTCGTGCCTGCACTGCATGTCGGTGTCGCTGGCGCAGGGTGGGGCCGGACTGGGCGCCGCGTGGGGCGAGGAACTGGCGGTGGAGATGCTGAACGAGGCGGGCTTCGGGTCGGTGCGGAAGTCGCGGCTGGAGCACGACATCCTGAACACATACTACGTCGCGCGGCCGGAGTAA